A single Sorex araneus isolate mSorAra2 chromosome 8, mSorAra2.pri, whole genome shotgun sequence DNA region contains:
- the LOC101551708 gene encoding galectin-4 yields MVFMPAPGYHPCYNPTLPFCQPIPCALNVGSSIYLQGMACNDMTRFAVNFALGPEPGADIAFQLNHLFDNLVKVVFNSLLSGQWCEVQEERRTLFQRGEHFELLVMVMQEHYKVLVNGSLFYEYEHQIPFQEVTHLIVDGDVTLQSINFFANGPPYLGVPMPPMEFYAMEAPPVFNPPVPYMRRLQGGLMTRRTIIIRGFIPCPAYSFEINFCVGTTGDIALHIKSRMKECVVVRNTFQRGCWGPEESCIPFNPFVPGQYFDLSIRASTYKFKVFANGQHIFDYSHRMLATMVDILEICGDVVLSYVQV; encoded by the exons ATGGTGTTCATGCCCGCACCTGGCTACCATCCCTGCTACAACCCG ACGCTGCCCTTCTGCCAACCCATACCATGTGCCCTGAACGTCGGTTCATCGATCTACCTCCAGGGAATGGCCTGCAACGACATGACAAG gtTTGCAGTGAACTTtgccttggggccggagccagGGGCTGACATCGCCTTCCAACTCAACCACCTCTTTGACAACTTGGTCAAGGTGGTCTTCAACTCTCTGCTGTCGGGTCAGTGGTGCGAGGTGCAGGAGGAAAGGAGGACGCTCTTCCAAAGGGGGGAGCACTTCGAGCTGCTGGTGATGGTCATGCAGGAGCATTACAAG GTGCTGGTGAACGGAAGTCTTTTCTATGAATATGAGCACCAGATCCCCTTCCAGGAAGTCACCCACCTGATTGTGGATGGGGATGTGACCCTTCAATCTATTAACTTCTTTGCAAACGGTCCCCCCTACTTAGGG GTGCCCATGCCTCCTATGGAATTCTAT GCCATGGAGGCACCCCCAGTCTTCAACCCG CCTGTGCCATATATGCGGAGACTTCAGGGGGGACTGATGACCCGCAGAACCATCATCATTAGGGGCTTCATCCCCTGTCCAGCATATAG TTTTGAGATCAACTTCTGTGTGGGGACCACAGGGGACATAGCTTTGCACATCAAATCACGTATGAAAGAGTGTGTCGTCGTGCGGAACACTTTCCAGAGAGGTTGCTGGGGGCCTGAGGAGAGCTGCATTCCCTTCAATCCCTTTGTTCCAGGACAGTACTTTGAT CTGTCCATCCGCGCCAGCACCTATAAGTTCAAGGTATTTGCCAATGGCCAGCACATCTTTGACTACAGCCATCGCATGTTGGCAACCATGGTGGACATACTGGAGATCTGTGGGGATGTCGTCCTTTCCTATGTCCAGGTCTGA